A single window of Agromyces aureus DNA harbors:
- a CDS encoding L-ribulose-5-phosphate 4-epimerase yields the protein MSATPQKFGADVETAIARVRTEVAKLHAELTRYGLVVWTGGNVSGRVPGADLFVIKPSGVSYDDLAPENMILCDLDGQVIEGTPGAERSPSSDTAAHAYVYRNMPEVGGVVHTHSTYAVAWAARNEPIPCVITAMADEFGGPIPVGPFAIIGDDSIGRGIVDTLTGHRSRAVLMANHGPFTIGTSAKDAVKAAVMVEDVARTVHLAREAGPLIPIPQEAIDRLYDRYQNVYGQSGDARR from the coding sequence GTGAGTGCAACACCCCAGAAGTTCGGGGCCGACGTCGAGACGGCGATCGCGCGGGTTCGTACCGAGGTTGCGAAGTTGCATGCGGAGTTGACGCGGTACGGCCTGGTGGTGTGGACGGGTGGCAACGTGTCTGGTCGGGTTCCGGGTGCCGACCTGTTCGTGATCAAGCCGTCGGGGGTCAGTTATGACGACCTGGCGCCGGAGAACATGATCCTGTGCGATCTCGACGGCCAGGTGATCGAGGGCACCCCCGGTGCCGAGCGCAGCCCTTCGAGTGATACCGCGGCGCATGCGTACGTGTACCGGAACATGCCCGAGGTCGGTGGGGTGGTGCACACGCATTCGACGTATGCGGTGGCGTGGGCGGCCCGGAACGAGCCGATCCCGTGTGTGATCACGGCGATGGCGGACGAGTTCGGTGGTCCGATTCCGGTGGGTCCGTTCGCGATCATCGGGGACGACTCGATCGGTCGTGGCATCGTGGACACGTTGACTGGTCACCGGTCTCGTGCGGTGTTGATGGCCAATCACGGCCCGTTCACGATCGGCACGAGCGCGAAGGATGCGGTCAAGGCCGCGGTCATGGTCGAGGACGTCGCCCGCACGGTGCACCTGGCGCGTGAGGCCGGCCCGTTGATCCCGATCCCGCAGGAAGCGATCGACCGGCTGTACGACCGATACCAGAACGTCTACGGACAGAGCGGAGATGCCCGACGATGA
- a CDS encoding anti-sigma factor encodes MHPEPEDLAALAADGAEPSGAIAEHLRSCEPCRSEFEAYVEASVQALASVGDLGLEAPPASVWEGVHGELGLDARYAADPLASASASTASETASAPAASAASDAPMRAAVPIRPADAAGGPRRGVRRWWPAVAAAAAVIGLVAGIAIGANVIGSGSSGSEKVIAEARLEPFPGWNADGRAFLEQDRDGRYSMLIELDGDVDVDGLTEVWLLREEPIGLVSLGLLDGRSARFALPDDLDLSEFSVVDLSAEPSDGNPTHSGDSIVRGQLQRL; translated from the coding sequence ATGCACCCGGAACCTGAGGACCTCGCCGCGCTCGCAGCCGACGGCGCCGAGCCGAGCGGTGCGATCGCCGAGCACCTGCGGTCGTGCGAGCCCTGCCGGTCGGAGTTCGAGGCCTACGTGGAGGCCTCGGTCCAGGCCCTGGCGTCCGTCGGCGACCTCGGCCTCGAGGCCCCGCCTGCCTCGGTCTGGGAGGGCGTCCACGGCGAGCTCGGGCTCGACGCCCGGTACGCAGCGGACCCGCTGGCTTCAGCTTCAGCTTCGACGGCGTCGGAGACGGCGTCCGCACCCGCTGCCTCTGCCGCGTCCGACGCACCGATGCGCGCAGCCGTCCCGATCAGGCCAGCGGATGCCGCGGGCGGCCCTCGCCGGGGAGTGCGACGCTGGTGGCCGGCTGTCGCCGCAGCGGCCGCGGTCATCGGCCTCGTCGCGGGCATCGCCATCGGCGCGAACGTGATCGGCTCGGGATCGTCGGGATCCGAGAAAGTCATCGCCGAGGCCAGGCTCGAACCGTTCCCCGGCTGGAACGCCGACGGGCGTGCCTTCCTCGAGCAGGACCGCGACGGCCGCTACTCGATGCTCATCGAGCTCGACGGCGATGTCGATGTCGACGGACTCACCGAGGTGTGGCTGCTGCGCGAGGAGCCGATCGGGCTCGTGAGCCTCGGGCTGCTCGACGGCCGAAGCGCCAGGTTCGCCCTGCCCGACGACCTCGACCTCTCGGAGTTCTCGGTCGTCGACCTCTCGGCCGAGCCGTCCGACGGCAACCCGACCCACTCGGGCGACTCGATCGTCCGCGGGCAGCTGCAGCGGCTCTGA
- a CDS encoding cation diffusion facilitator family transporter, whose translation MSVHTPSLSDERKHTLQRRIRWIVTATIAYNLIEAVVAITAGTIASSSALIAFGLDSTIEVLSAAAVAWQFTRRDPERWEKGTLRVIAVAFFALAAYVTASSLLALILQADVEHSTLGLVITALSVLVMPFLSLAERRAGRELGSATAVADSKQTLICTYLSAAVLVGLVLNSMFGWWWADAIAGLVIAGFAVREGIEAWRGDACATSVGMLLEDDEDEHS comes from the coding sequence ATGAGCGTCCACACGCCCTCGCTCTCCGATGAGCGGAAGCACACGCTGCAGCGCCGGATCCGCTGGATCGTCACGGCGACGATCGCGTACAACCTGATCGAAGCTGTGGTCGCGATCACGGCCGGCACGATCGCGTCCTCATCCGCGTTGATCGCGTTCGGACTCGACTCCACCATCGAGGTGCTCTCCGCAGCCGCGGTCGCCTGGCAATTCACGCGCCGCGACCCCGAGCGCTGGGAGAAGGGCACCCTCCGCGTCATCGCGGTCGCCTTCTTCGCCCTCGCCGCCTACGTGACGGCCTCCTCGCTGCTCGCGCTGATCCTGCAAGCCGACGTCGAGCACAGCACCCTCGGCCTGGTCATCACCGCGCTCAGCGTTCTTGTCATGCCCTTCCTCTCGCTCGCGGAGCGCCGGGCCGGTCGCGAACTCGGCTCAGCGACCGCCGTCGCAGACTCGAAGCAGACCCTGATCTGCACCTACCTCTCCGCGGCTGTGCTGGTCGGCCTCGTCCTGAACAGCATGTTCGGATGGTGGTGGGCAGATGCGATCGCCGGCCTCGTCATCGCCGGATTCGCCGTGCGTGAAGGCATCGAAGCGTGGCGCGGCGACGCATGCGCAACCTCGGTAGGCATGCTCCTCGAGGACGACGAGGACGAGCACTCATGA
- a CDS encoding class F sortase: protein MSQKRTAKAAIRGVHAPVAVFALLAVLLTGCGADSNAAAPGAPQASVAPSATEPRTVRPTPPQPAAAPAIPMVSAALEDRPPLNGQPPVRLSVPDLGIDVPIEPVGLDDEGRMGLPANPATAAWYAYGVAPGDPSGSAVIAAHVDSIEYDIGPFSRLAGAPSGTLIDVTSADGTVRRFALDSIDTVLKGTVDWSSVFRRDGAPVLTLVTCGGEFDWSARRYLSSVIVTAQATG, encoded by the coding sequence TTGAGCCAGAAGCGCACGGCGAAGGCCGCGATCCGGGGTGTCCATGCCCCGGTCGCGGTCTTCGCGCTGCTCGCCGTGCTGCTCACGGGGTGCGGTGCCGACTCGAACGCCGCCGCACCCGGCGCGCCACAGGCATCCGTCGCCCCATCGGCGACCGAGCCGCGGACCGTCCGTCCGACCCCACCGCAGCCTGCGGCGGCACCGGCCATCCCGATGGTCTCGGCCGCGCTCGAGGATCGGCCGCCGCTGAACGGGCAACCACCGGTGCGACTCAGCGTGCCCGATCTCGGCATCGACGTGCCGATCGAGCCGGTCGGACTCGACGACGAGGGGCGCATGGGGCTGCCGGCGAATCCGGCGACCGCCGCCTGGTACGCGTACGGCGTCGCCCCCGGCGACCCGAGCGGATCGGCGGTCATCGCCGCCCACGTCGACTCGATCGAGTACGACATCGGTCCGTTCTCGCGACTCGCGGGCGCGCCATCCGGAACCCTCATCGACGTGACCTCGGCCGACGGCACCGTTCGCCGATTCGCGCTCGACTCGATCGACACCGTGCTCAAGGGCACGGTCGACTGGTCGAGCGTGTTCCGCCGCGACGGGGCGCCGGTGCTCACGCTCGTGACCTGCGGAGGCGAGTTCGACTGGAGCGCGCGCCGGTACCTGAGCTCCGTGATCGTCACGGCACAGGCGACCGGATGA
- a CDS encoding group I truncated hemoglobin, which yields MTSLDLQTESAAQSDYAAVGGAPAITAVVNRFYELVLGDDLLAKHFEGTEMARLKRHQVALVSQVMGGPVEYEGRELRAAHANLGITAEEFGAVAGHLITALTEAGVPSEIIDRTVGAVAATQPDIVEVAAAQD from the coding sequence ATGACCTCCCTCGACCTGCAGACCGAATCCGCAGCCCAGAGCGACTACGCCGCCGTCGGCGGAGCGCCCGCGATCACCGCGGTCGTCAACCGGTTCTACGAGCTCGTGCTGGGTGACGACCTGCTCGCCAAGCACTTCGAAGGCACCGAGATGGCTCGCCTCAAGCGGCACCAGGTCGCGCTGGTCTCCCAGGTCATGGGCGGGCCCGTCGAGTACGAAGGACGCGAGCTGCGCGCGGCCCACGCGAACCTGGGCATCACGGCCGAGGAGTTCGGCGCCGTCGCCGGCCACCTCATCACCGCGCTGACCGAGGCCGGCGTGCCGTCGGAGATCATCGACCGCACCGTGGGCGCCGTCGCCGCGACCCAGCCCGACATCGTCGAGGTCGCCGCGGCCCAGGACTGA
- a CDS encoding LacI family DNA-binding transcriptional regulator translates to MGVGLVLMTDAAAPRRPIGGRSPARPSVTLGFDSERGWHMQASGTERAPDGPEALASTRAVGVRDVAVLAGVSRQTVSRVLNEHPQIKESTRRRVMDAIAELQYTPNFAARALGTKRSRTIGVLASDSRNYGPSTSIAALEAAARAAGHWVSTAYVDSEDLGSVSAGIAHLRGQAVDGIVVVAPHVRVLEALDELRVDVPVVTLLAGGRGDRSPAVDQVEGARIATRHLVELGHTRIAHLAGPSDWLESSSREHGLDLELAAHGLEPVAVVRGDWSARSGYDAGEALLAHDTTAVFAANDQMALGLMRFVRERGGEVPGSLSLVGFDDIPDAEFFWPPLTTVRQDFDELARRAVAALIERPDGVGGGEGADGADRADAAANRPMLVPELIVRASTARH, encoded by the coding sequence GTGGGCGTCGGCCTCGTTCTGATGACGGATGCCGCAGCACCCCGCCGCCCGATCGGCGGCCGTTCGCCCGCGCGGCCGTCGGTTACGCTCGGGTTCGACAGCGAGCGGGGGTGGCACATGCAGGCATCCGGCACCGAGCGCGCTCCCGACGGGCCCGAGGCGCTCGCCTCGACGCGTGCGGTCGGCGTGCGCGACGTCGCCGTGCTCGCGGGCGTCTCGCGTCAGACGGTGTCGCGCGTGCTGAACGAGCATCCGCAGATCAAGGAGTCCACGCGGCGCAGGGTCATGGACGCGATCGCCGAGCTGCAGTACACGCCGAACTTCGCTGCGCGGGCGCTCGGCACGAAGCGGTCACGCACGATCGGCGTGCTCGCGTCGGACTCGCGCAACTACGGACCGTCGACGAGCATCGCGGCCCTCGAGGCCGCTGCGCGCGCCGCGGGCCACTGGGTGAGCACCGCCTACGTCGACTCCGAGGACCTCGGGTCGGTCTCCGCGGGCATCGCGCACCTGCGCGGGCAGGCCGTCGACGGCATCGTCGTGGTCGCACCGCACGTGCGGGTGCTCGAGGCGCTCGACGAGCTGCGCGTCGACGTGCCCGTCGTGACGCTGCTCGCGGGCGGTCGTGGCGACCGCAGTCCCGCCGTCGACCAGGTCGAGGGGGCGCGCATCGCGACCCGGCACCTCGTCGAGCTCGGGCACACTCGCATCGCGCACCTCGCCGGACCGTCGGACTGGCTGGAGTCGAGCTCGCGCGAGCACGGCCTCGACCTCGAACTCGCAGCGCACGGCCTCGAGCCGGTCGCGGTGGTGCGCGGCGACTGGTCGGCCAGATCGGGCTACGACGCCGGGGAGGCCCTGCTGGCGCACGACACGACCGCCGTCTTCGCCGCCAATGACCAGATGGCGCTCGGCCTCATGCGCTTCGTCCGCGAGCGCGGCGGCGAGGTTCCGGGCTCGCTCAGCCTCGTCGGCTTCGACGACATCCCCGATGCCGAGTTCTTCTGGCCGCCGCTCACGACCGTGCGGCAGGACTTCGACGAGCTCGCACGTCGCGCGGTCGCGGCGCTCATCGAACGGCCCGACGGTGTCGGTGGCGGCGAGGGGGCAGATGGTGCAGATCGTGCGGATGCCGCGGCGAACCGTCCGATGCTCGTGCCCGAGCTGATCGTCCGGGCATCGACGGCCCGGCACTGA
- a CDS encoding ArsR/SmtB family transcription factor — MSTATASVTHTAALARLGYALSDATRTGVLLALREAPAYPSDLADALGVSRQVMSNQLACLRGCGLVEAVPDGRRTWYRLADPHLAPALNELLQVVLFVDPGCCAGDSCTCA, encoded by the coding sequence ATGTCGACCGCCACCGCGTCCGTGACGCACACCGCAGCGCTCGCCCGACTCGGGTACGCGCTCTCGGACGCGACCCGCACGGGAGTCCTACTCGCGCTTCGTGAGGCTCCGGCGTATCCGTCCGATCTGGCGGATGCGCTCGGCGTGTCCCGTCAGGTCATGTCAAACCAGCTGGCCTGCCTGCGCGGGTGCGGACTCGTTGAGGCGGTGCCGGACGGGCGCCGCACTTGGTATCGCCTCGCCGACCCGCACCTCGCACCTGCGCTCAACGAGCTGCTGCAGGTCGTGCTCTTCGTCGATCCCGGCTGCTGCGCTGGAGATAGCTGCACCTGCGCATGA
- a CDS encoding fasciclin domain-containing protein, with product MIKKVMAALIAAAALVAVSAAPAYATGGSTPPGTIVDVAVAASGGGTPDNDPRDYDLLVQALVATGLASTLADTSTKFTVFAPNDRAFLRLVQDLTGTAPASEADALTTITTALTAEQITNVLLYHVVPGQQLGPIRVVLSKSLTMANGGIVKPRLLTLRDENPAFTDPRLVVSAINIKASNGVIHTIDRVLVPGVL from the coding sequence ATGATCAAGAAGGTCATGGCTGCGCTCATCGCCGCAGCCGCGCTCGTCGCGGTCTCGGCCGCACCGGCGTACGCGACGGGGGGATCGACGCCGCCCGGCACCATCGTCGACGTCGCGGTCGCCGCATCGGGCGGCGGCACGCCCGACAACGATCCGCGCGACTACGACCTGCTCGTGCAGGCGCTCGTCGCCACGGGACTCGCCTCGACGTTGGCGGACACGTCGACGAAGTTCACCGTGTTCGCCCCGAACGACCGAGCCTTCCTGCGGCTGGTGCAGGACCTCACCGGTACCGCCCCGGCGAGCGAGGCCGACGCGCTCACGACGATCACCACCGCGCTCACGGCCGAGCAGATCACGAACGTGCTGCTCTACCACGTGGTGCCCGGCCAGCAGCTCGGGCCGATCCGCGTCGTGCTCTCCAAGTCGCTCACGATGGCCAACGGCGGCATCGTGAAGCCGCGGCTGCTCACGCTGCGCGATGAGAACCCCGCGTTCACCGACCCGCGCCTGGTGGTCTCGGCCATCAACATCAAGGCTTCCAACGGCGTGATCCACACGATCGATCGGGTGCTCGTTCCCGGCGTGCTCTGA
- a CDS encoding globin domain-containing protein → MDTAALKHTWSLAETLGDEVPLFFYSHLFYTHPELRAMFPVAMATQRDRLVGALGRIVSNVDQLDEVTAFIQQLGRDHRRFEVVAEHYDAVGLSLLTTLKHFLGELWTEELAADWAAAYGVIATAMVQAAEEAELSSPPSWAGHVIGVERRSMDIAVVHVRPEPELVFEPGQSFAVETPYTPRMWRYYSPANAPRADGTIEFHVQLVPGGPVSGAIARRLKVDDVLRLGSAVGQELTFDEADRGRDLVMVAGGTGLAPLRSHLERIDLQWQATGDAPRVHLFHGARVPWNLYEHRLLQSLAGRPWFDYTPVVSDDASYPGRRGLVSEAVAESGVIPGALAMVCGSQSMVRHTAARLRDLGVPSPDIRFELFARLEDDREPRDPQSPQLAEQPMGSAR, encoded by the coding sequence GTGGACACCGCCGCGCTGAAGCACACCTGGTCGCTGGCGGAGACGCTCGGCGACGAGGTGCCGCTCTTCTTCTACTCGCACCTCTTCTACACCCACCCCGAGCTGCGGGCGATGTTCCCGGTCGCGATGGCCACCCAGCGCGACCGGCTCGTCGGCGCGCTCGGACGCATCGTCTCCAACGTCGACCAGCTCGACGAGGTGACGGCGTTCATCCAGCAGCTCGGCCGTGACCACCGACGGTTCGAAGTGGTCGCCGAGCACTACGACGCGGTCGGCCTATCGTTGCTGACCACGCTCAAGCACTTCCTCGGCGAGCTCTGGACCGAGGAGCTCGCCGCGGACTGGGCCGCCGCGTACGGCGTCATCGCCACCGCGATGGTGCAGGCCGCCGAAGAGGCGGAGCTGAGCAGCCCGCCGTCCTGGGCGGGCCATGTCATCGGCGTCGAGCGCCGGAGCATGGACATCGCGGTCGTGCACGTGCGCCCCGAACCCGAGCTGGTGTTCGAGCCGGGGCAGTCGTTCGCGGTCGAGACGCCGTACACGCCGCGCATGTGGCGGTACTACAGCCCGGCCAACGCGCCGCGCGCCGACGGCACGATCGAGTTCCACGTGCAGTTGGTGCCGGGCGGGCCGGTGTCCGGCGCCATCGCGCGCCGACTGAAGGTCGACGACGTGCTGCGGCTTGGCTCGGCGGTCGGCCAGGAGCTGACCTTCGACGAGGCCGACCGCGGTCGTGATCTCGTCATGGTCGCCGGCGGAACCGGCCTGGCACCGCTGCGTTCGCACCTCGAGCGCATCGACCTGCAGTGGCAGGCGACCGGCGACGCCCCGCGCGTGCACCTGTTCCACGGAGCCAGGGTGCCGTGGAACCTGTACGAGCACCGGCTGCTGCAGAGCCTGGCCGGTCGGCCCTGGTTCGACTACACGCCCGTCGTCTCCGACGACGCCAGCTACCCCGGCCGCCGGGGTCTGGTGAGCGAGGCGGTCGCCGAGTCCGGGGTCATCCCCGGTGCGCTCGCGATGGTGTGCGGGTCGCAGTCGATGGTTCGCCACACGGCCGCCCGCCTGCGCGATCTCGGCGTGCCCTCCCCCGATATCCGTTTCGAACTGTTCGCCCGACTCGAAGACGATCGCGAGCCCCGCGACCCGCAGTCGCCGCAGCTCGCCGAACAACCGATGGGAAGTGCCCGATGA
- a CDS encoding DivIVA domain-containing protein, giving the protein MTIWDDEEELPIPRPPAPEGGLVAAVSRLPSAGDVKFAPRPLGGYDRAEVDAFVDDLGETVAAVWAALDEDRHELAELRAENTKLRSSDNADLEHEVTLGAVGLLSQAQMIADKAVADAEAYARDLVLTARTQYREAQERNAAEAAASAPAGTGSGSGVGGAAGSSEPSTATGSISLPSLPEIEFVRTYAQVAQVQLRSVLDALTEQVDRLGTLPQPEPVEAVTVVAEDEVPDEEPDWLPAVPPQPTKGRQSYVSP; this is encoded by the coding sequence ATGACCATCTGGGACGACGAAGAGGAACTCCCGATCCCCCGACCTCCCGCACCCGAAGGCGGCCTCGTCGCCGCCGTCTCGCGGCTGCCTTCGGCGGGTGACGTGAAGTTCGCCCCGCGGCCACTCGGCGGCTACGACCGCGCCGAGGTCGACGCATTCGTCGACGACCTCGGCGAGACGGTGGCCGCGGTCTGGGCCGCCCTCGACGAGGACCGCCACGAGCTCGCCGAGCTCCGGGCCGAGAACACGAAGCTCCGGAGCTCCGACAACGCCGACCTCGAGCACGAGGTCACGCTCGGCGCGGTCGGCCTGCTCTCGCAGGCGCAGATGATCGCCGACAAGGCGGTCGCCGACGCCGAGGCGTACGCCCGCGATCTCGTGCTCACGGCGCGCACGCAGTACCGCGAGGCGCAGGAGCGCAACGCCGCCGAGGCCGCGGCCTCCGCACCGGCGGGTACCGGCTCGGGGTCGGGCGTCGGCGGGGCCGCCGGCTCCTCCGAGCCGAGCACGGCCACAGGGTCGATCTCGCTACCGTCGCTGCCCGAGATCGAGTTCGTGCGCACCTACGCGCAGGTCGCGCAGGTGCAGTTGCGCTCGGTGCTCGACGCGCTCACCGAGCAGGTCGATCGCCTCGGCACGCTGCCGCAGCCCGAGCCGGTCGAGGCCGTCACCGTGGTCGCCGAAGACGAGGTCCCCGACGAGGAACCCGACTGGCTGCCCGCCGTGCCTCCGCAACCGACGAAGGGGCGGCAGTCGTACGTCAGTCCCTGA
- a CDS encoding DUF4397 domain-containing protein, producing the protein MKRIAIVGAVAGAAIGLLGLTPAQAAESPAMLSVLHGVPDLTVDVYVNDELTLDDFTPGSLAGPLELPAGTYSVAITAADAADASAPAIGPIDLNLAAGMNYTAVAHLTAAGEPTATLFTNDTAPTAAGQGRLTVRHVAAAPAVDVLAGGTAVISNLANPNESKLDLPAGTISASVAATGTTDPVIGPADVAVAEGANTIVYAWGSLEDDNLALAIQTVTGMSTAPGDVPAGSAGLVATNANEPATVVWIAGGAALLLFIAAATLVVLRRGAGAR; encoded by the coding sequence ATGAAGCGCATCGCCATCGTCGGCGCCGTCGCCGGCGCCGCCATCGGCCTCCTCGGCCTCACCCCGGCCCAGGCGGCCGAGAGCCCCGCCATGCTGTCCGTGCTGCACGGCGTGCCCGACCTCACGGTCGACGTCTACGTGAACGACGAGCTCACGCTCGACGACTTCACGCCGGGCTCGCTGGCCGGCCCGCTCGAACTGCCGGCCGGCACCTACTCCGTCGCGATCACGGCGGCGGACGCGGCGGATGCCTCGGCGCCGGCCATCGGACCAATCGACCTGAATCTGGCCGCCGGCATGAACTACACGGCCGTCGCGCACCTGACCGCGGCCGGAGAGCCGACCGCGACGCTCTTCACGAACGACACGGCGCCGACCGCAGCGGGCCAGGGCCGACTCACGGTGCGACACGTCGCCGCGGCACCCGCCGTCGACGTGCTCGCGGGCGGAACGGCCGTCATCTCGAACCTGGCGAATCCGAACGAGTCCAAGCTCGACCTCCCCGCCGGCACGATCTCGGCGTCGGTCGCCGCAACCGGCACGACCGACCCGGTCATCGGCCCGGCCGACGTCGCCGTCGCCGAGGGCGCCAACACGATCGTCTACGCGTGGGGCAGCCTCGAGGACGACAACCTGGCCCTCGCGATCCAGACCGTGACCGGCATGTCCACCGCTCCCGGCGATGTGCCAGCGGGCTCGGCCGGCCTCGTGGCGACGAACGCGAACGAACCCGCGACGGTCGTCTGGATCGCCGGCGGCGCCGCACTGCTCCTGTTCATCGCCGCGGCGACGCTCGTCGTGCTCCGGCGCGGAGCCGGCGCTCGGTAG
- a CDS encoding RNA polymerase sigma factor: MGAGTGAGAGAAAGAGAAGEAHAAIAAGFARGDEAALRDAYARWSPLVFTLAVRSLGNRTDAEDVAQQVFISAWRSREHFDPSRATLQSWLVGITKHRIADAHEARTRAGRIEAELVGVAEVDGGVFDEDLAERAMVSEALNGLPPTPRRVMHLAFYERMTHSQIAERLDLPVGTVKSHIRRSLARIRERWEVEDAPGT; this comes from the coding sequence ATGGGCGCTGGCACCGGGGCGGGTGCGGGCGCGGCGGCGGGCGCAGGCGCGGCCGGCGAAGCGCATGCGGCGATCGCCGCGGGGTTCGCGCGGGGCGACGAGGCGGCACTCCGCGACGCCTATGCGCGATGGTCGCCGCTCGTCTTCACGCTCGCGGTGCGCTCGCTCGGCAATCGCACCGATGCGGAAGATGTGGCGCAGCAGGTCTTCATCTCGGCCTGGCGGAGCCGCGAGCACTTCGACCCGAGCCGGGCGACCCTCCAGTCGTGGCTCGTCGGCATCACCAAGCACCGCATCGCCGACGCCCACGAGGCCCGCACCCGCGCCGGGCGCATCGAGGCCGAGCTCGTCGGCGTGGCCGAGGTCGACGGCGGGGTCTTCGACGAAGACCTGGCCGAGCGCGCCATGGTGTCCGAGGCGCTCAACGGGCTGCCCCCCACGCCGAGGCGGGTCATGCACCTCGCCTTCTACGAACGGATGACGCACTCGCAGATCGCCGAGCGACTCGACCTTCCCGTGGGTACCGTGAAGAGCCACATCCGGCGCAGCCTCGCCCGGATCCGAGAGCGATGGGAGGTGGAGGATGCACCCGGAACCTGA
- a CDS encoding heavy-metal-associated domain-containing protein, which produces MATIEYTVTGMTCGHCEMSVREEVQQVAGVSTIDVSAANGRLLVSGEQPIDDLAVLAAVKEAGYQAARA; this is translated from the coding sequence ATGGCCACGATTGAGTACACGGTGACTGGCATGACCTGCGGTCACTGTGAGATGTCAGTGCGCGAAGAGGTGCAGCAGGTGGCGGGGGTGTCCACGATCGACGTGTCGGCCGCGAACGGGCGCCTGCTCGTGTCGGGAGAGCAGCCGATCGATGATTTGGCAGTGCTGGCAGCGGTCAAGGAAGCCGGCTATCAGGCGGCCCGGGCCTGA
- a CDS encoding siderophore-interacting protein, translating into MPTTRLVVTGTSWVTPSLRRVHLRSDDLSAFDGSGFTDRYLKLVFPKPGVTLPENIDVRELRATLAAEDLPVVRTYTALHPDVAAGTLDIDFVVHGDEGVAGPWAANAQAGDILLANGPGGAYRPDPEADWHLLAGDESAVPAIAAALEVLPTNAVARVVVVVESEAYEPRFQLPGAAHVTFVHRAGATGAGLLTEAVRRVDWLDGRVHAFVHGEAEEVMRGVRPYLRSERGLAREQLSISGYWRRGRSEDGFRQWKADFARAEGDEG; encoded by the coding sequence ATGCCGACCACCCGTCTCGTCGTGACCGGCACCTCGTGGGTCACGCCCTCCCTGCGCCGCGTGCACCTGCGCAGCGACGACCTCTCGGCCTTCGACGGGAGCGGGTTCACCGACCGCTACCTCAAGCTCGTGTTCCCGAAGCCGGGGGTGACGCTGCCCGAGAACATCGACGTGCGGGAGCTCCGCGCAACTCTGGCGGCCGAGGACCTGCCCGTCGTCCGCACGTACACGGCACTGCATCCCGATGTCGCGGCCGGCACGCTCGACATCGACTTCGTGGTGCACGGCGACGAGGGGGTTGCGGGGCCCTGGGCGGCGAACGCGCAGGCCGGCGACATCCTGCTCGCCAACGGCCCCGGCGGGGCGTACCGACCGGATCCCGAAGCCGACTGGCACCTGCTCGCCGGTGACGAGTCGGCGGTGCCCGCGATCGCGGCGGCGCTCGAGGTGCTGCCCACCAACGCCGTGGCCAGGGTCGTGGTGGTCGTCGAGTCCGAGGCGTACGAACCGCGGTTCCAGCTGCCCGGTGCGGCGCACGTCACCTTCGTGCATCGCGCCGGCGCCACCGGCGCCGGCCTTCTCACCGAGGCGGTGCGGCGGGTCGACTGGCTCGACGGCCGCGTGCACGCCTTCGTGCACGGCGAGGCCGAGGAGGTCATGCGCGGCGTGCGCCCCTACCTGCGGTCGGAGCGCGGCCTCGCCCGCGAGCAGCTCTCGATCTCGGGGTACTGGCGGCGCGGGCGCTCCGAAGACGGCTTCCGTCAGTGGAAGGCGGACTTCGCGCGCGCCGAGGGCGACGAGGGGTAG
- a CDS encoding DsbA family protein, which yields MDVAENSNVTFTEFLDFECEVCGAVYPVVEELREEYAGRVTFVTRYFPLPGHFNSRTAAIAVEAAAQQGKFEEMYHRMFETQGEWGEQQVSAADRFREFAQELDLDLAAYDDAVADPATEARVQQDYDAASALGATGTPTIFVNDEYIPLTSPDDLRKALDAALEE from the coding sequence TTGGACGTCGCTGAGAACAGCAACGTCACGTTCACCGAGTTTCTCGACTTCGAATGTGAAGTGTGCGGTGCCGTCTACCCGGTCGTCGAGGAACTCCGCGAGGAGTACGCCGGCCGTGTCACCTTCGTAACCCGCTACTTTCCCCTGCCAGGGCACTTCAACTCACGTACCGCGGCCATAGCTGTGGAAGCCGCCGCGCAGCAGGGCAAGTTCGAGGAGATGTACCACCGCATGTTCGAGACCCAGGGCGAGTGGGGCGAACAGCAAGTATCCGCGGCTGATCGGTTCCGCGAGTTCGCGCAGGAACTCGACCTCGACCTCGCCGCCTACGACGATGCCGTTGCCGACCCGGCCACCGAAGCCAGAGTCCAGCAGGACTACGACGCCGCGAGCGCGCTTGGCGCCACCGGCACTCCGACGATCTTCGTCAACGACGAGTACATCCCACTCACCTCGCCCGACGACCTCCGCAAGGCGCTCGACGCCGCACTGGAGGAGTAG